A region of Polyodon spathula isolate WHYD16114869_AA chromosome 4, ASM1765450v1, whole genome shotgun sequence DNA encodes the following proteins:
- the lrrc69 gene encoding leucine-rich repeat-containing protein 69 isoform X1: MSDVLVLRAIQGNAKALNLNSKKLKRVPKAVGKLTSLSILQLQNNSIATLPCEVESLNNLTELNIGNNVLEEVPVVLKQLKSLRKLHLFGNRIEKIPCSVFDGLRNLVLLNLNNNNICEIPPDIQWLINLKQLSLNNNQLKSLPLELCFLKKLSELQLSNNNLTALPPEFCLLANLTKLHVSRNCLNELPEGIHKLRKLRVIDVAGNQLKMFPATFNELLLDELYCEENPFLQKKLVPSIQDEEVLSLKEITARCILKELRVRLSEVRVAITHYPEVRTMLSEASMCALCGQGFLNIWLECVKFVNIRKEMKITSKINTIPVRALLCSYKCFNQQGHDYYGVAVP, translated from the exons ATGTCTGACGTTCTTGTACTGAGAGCAATACAAGGAAATGCAAAAGCTTTAAACTTGAACAGTAAGAAGCTAAAAAGAGTCCCGAAGGCTGTTGGGAAACTAACTTCGCTTTCAATTCTGCAGCTGCAAAATAACAGTATTGCAACACTGCCATGCGAAGTTGAATCACTAAACAAC CTGACAGAGCTCAATATAGGAAATAATGTCCTTGAAGAGGTACCAGTGGTACTGAAGCAGCTTAAATCACTAAGGAAACTTCACTTGTTTGGAAACCGGATTGAAAAAATACCCTGCAGTGTTTTCG ATGGTCTGAGAAATTTAGTCCTCCTGAATCTGAACAACAATAACATCTGTGAAATACCACCAGATATCCAATG GCTTATTAACCTCAAACAACTTAGTTTAAACAACAATCAGCTGAAATCACTTCCTTTAGAGCTGTGCTTCCTCAAGAAACTTTCAGAGCTTCAGCTGTCCAATAATAACCTCACAGCATTGCCTCCTGAGTTCTGCTTACTAGCAAACCTTACCAAGCTACATGTGTCCAGGAACTGTCTGAACGAGCTCCCTGAA GGGATTCACAAATTAAGAAAACTTAGAGTGATAGATGTGGCAGGAAACCAGCTGAAGATGTTTCCAGCAACT TTCAATGAACTGTTACTGGATGAACTTTACTGTGAAGAAAATCCTTTCCTTCAGAAAAAGCTTGTCCCATCTATACAAGACGAGGAAGTCTTATCTTTAAAG GAGATCACAGCACGGTGTATTCTAAAGGAGCTGAGAGTCCGTCTCTCTGAAGTCCGAGTGGCTATCACACACTATCCAGAGGTTAGGACTATGCTGTCTGAAGCAAGCATGTGCGCCTTGTGTGGGCAGGGCTTTCTGAACATTTGGCTGGAATGCGTGAAGTTTGTAAATATAAGGAAG GAGATGAAGATTACCAGTAAAATCAACACCATACCAGTGAGAGCTTTGCTTTGCTCCTACAAATGCTTTAACCAACAGGGCCATGATTATTATGGTGTTGCAGTACCATAA
- the lrrc69 gene encoding leucine-rich repeat-containing protein 69 isoform X2, with translation MSDVLVLRAIQGNAKALNLNSKKLKRVPKAVGKLTSLSILQLQNNSIATLPCEVESLNNLTELNIGNNVLEEVPVVLKQLKSLRKLHLFGNRIEKIPCSVFDGLRNLVLLNLNNNNICEIPPDIQWLINLKQLSLNNNQLKSLPLELCFLKKLSELQLSNNNLTALPPEFCLLANLTKLHVSRNCLNELPEGIHKLRKLRVIDVAGNQLKMFPATFNELLLDELYCEENPFLQKKLVPSIQDEEVLSLKEITARCILKELRVRLSEVRVAITHYPEEMKITSKINTIPVRALLCSYKCFNQQGHDYYGVAVP, from the exons ATGTCTGACGTTCTTGTACTGAGAGCAATACAAGGAAATGCAAAAGCTTTAAACTTGAACAGTAAGAAGCTAAAAAGAGTCCCGAAGGCTGTTGGGAAACTAACTTCGCTTTCAATTCTGCAGCTGCAAAATAACAGTATTGCAACACTGCCATGCGAAGTTGAATCACTAAACAAC CTGACAGAGCTCAATATAGGAAATAATGTCCTTGAAGAGGTACCAGTGGTACTGAAGCAGCTTAAATCACTAAGGAAACTTCACTTGTTTGGAAACCGGATTGAAAAAATACCCTGCAGTGTTTTCG ATGGTCTGAGAAATTTAGTCCTCCTGAATCTGAACAACAATAACATCTGTGAAATACCACCAGATATCCAATG GCTTATTAACCTCAAACAACTTAGTTTAAACAACAATCAGCTGAAATCACTTCCTTTAGAGCTGTGCTTCCTCAAGAAACTTTCAGAGCTTCAGCTGTCCAATAATAACCTCACAGCATTGCCTCCTGAGTTCTGCTTACTAGCAAACCTTACCAAGCTACATGTGTCCAGGAACTGTCTGAACGAGCTCCCTGAA GGGATTCACAAATTAAGAAAACTTAGAGTGATAGATGTGGCAGGAAACCAGCTGAAGATGTTTCCAGCAACT TTCAATGAACTGTTACTGGATGAACTTTACTGTGAAGAAAATCCTTTCCTTCAGAAAAAGCTTGTCCCATCTATACAAGACGAGGAAGTCTTATCTTTAAAG GAGATCACAGCACGGTGTATTCTAAAGGAGCTGAGAGTCCGTCTCTCTGAAGTCCGAGTGGCTATCACACACTATCCAGAG GAGATGAAGATTACCAGTAAAATCAACACCATACCAGTGAGAGCTTTGCTTTGCTCCTACAAATGCTTTAACCAACAGGGCCATGATTATTATGGTGTTGCAGTACCATAA
- the otud6b gene encoding deubiquitinase OTUD6B has protein sequence MEIKETDEELVKRHRSEKKDLQAKIQGMKNAIPKNDKKRRKQLVENIAKLEAELDQKQEEELKQRRIDVEGREKVESATNGFGNLVLEREQDDDVKDSRVSKAQKRRDKKAALEKERESRIAEAEIENLSGSRHLERLKLSQMLAERQLQIKQIPSDGHCMYRAIEDQLTDRDCSLNVSELRAQAAEYMRSHADDFLPFLTNPGTGDMYTPGEFEKYCSDIAETAAWGGQLELRALSHILKMPIEVIQAESPSIVIGEEYEDTPVRLIYMRYAYGLGEHYNSVEPLSKAAAEEES, from the exons ATGGAAATCAAAGAAACAGACGAAGAGCTCGTTAAGCGACATCGCAGTGAGAAGAAAGATCTTCAAG CCAAGATCCAGGGAATGAAAAATGCGATTCCAAAGAATGACAAAAAGAGACGAAAACAGCTTGTTGAAAACATTGCCAAgctggaggctgagctggaccaAAAGCAGGAAGAAGAACTGAAACAGAGGAGGATTGATGTGGAAGGAAGGGAGAAG GTTGAATCAGCCACAAATGGATTTGGAAATCTGGTTCTGGAGAGAGAACAAGATGATGATGTCAAAGATTCCCGAGTGTCCAAAGCACAAAAACGAAGG GATAAGAAGGCTGCTTTGGAAAAGGAGAGGGAGAGCAGAATAGCTGAAGCTGAAATCGAGAACTTATCAGGGTCACGGCACCTTGAGCGCCTGAAGCTCTCCCAGATGCTGGCTGAAAGACAGTTGCAGATCAAGCAGATCCCTTCAGATGGCCATTGCATGTACAGAGCCATTGAGGACCAGCTGACTGACAGAGACTGCTCCCTCAATGTATCAGAGCTAAGAGCCCAGGCAGCTGAATACATGAGGAGCCATGCCGATGATTTCCTGCCATTCTTAACAAATCCTGGCACTGGGGATATGTACACACCAG gtgaaTTTGAAAAATACTGCTCTGACATAGCTGAAACAGCAGCATGGGGAGGGCAGCTTGAG tTGCGGGCTCTGTCACACATTCTTAAGATGCCAATAGAAGTCATCCAGGCCGAGTCTCCTTCCATAGTTATCGGTGAAGAATATGAGGACACACCAGTTAGGCTAAT atacATGCGCTATGCATATGGACTGGGAGAGCACTATAACTCTGTGGAGCCACTAAGTAAAGCGGCAGCTGAAGAGGAGAGCTAG